One Candidatus Binataceae bacterium genomic window, GACGCCCGCATCCCCATCGTGTACCAATCGTCCTTGAAGGTGAGGCCCGGGGTCTCGCGGGGCGGGATAAAGAAAGTCAGGATCGTCGGACCCTCGGGCGCGTCCGCCCAGGTCGCCTCGGAGAAATAGTAGTCCAGCGCGATACTCTGGGTGCTGAAAATTTTCCGCCCATTGATCAGCCAGCCGCCGTTGACCCGATTCGCGGTGGTCCGCGGCCGCAGCACCAGCACCGAATTGTCCGGCTCCGAACCCGAGCCGCCGCAGATTAGCCGCTCCTTCGCGATCCGCCGGAGCTTCGCCTCAACGTTGGGCCGCTTGAATTTCCGCCACAGGTCGAGCAGCAGTCCGACCACGTTGAAGTGCATGTTGATCGCCAGCGCCGTCGGCCCGCAGCCCTGCGCCAGCCGCTCCTGCGCCTTGATCCGTTCAAGCATCGTCGCGCCCAGCCCGCCCAGCTCCTCCGGAATGATCAGCGTGGTGTAGCCGGTCTCGCGAATCCGCGCATAGTTCTCGAAGGGAAACGCCTCCTCGATGTCATATTTCGCCGAACGCGGCGCGAACTCGTCGGCCAGCATTCCCGCAAGGTCGAGAAATCGCTGCTCGCGCTCGGTATGGTGCTGATTCATCCGGCTACCCTCCGCCGCGGCCACCCGGGCCGCACTCCCGGAGCATAAGCGCAATCGCCCTGGTTTGACCAGATCTTGTCAAGGGTGAAACCTTGCACAACAACAGGGTCGGCCGCAGAAACTTGTGGAACTGTTTCACGTGAAACATTTTTCACCATCTCTTCGCCGCCAGGATGCTCCGATACTCCGCTGCCGCGGCTCTGGCGGTCGGTTAGCAAATTGTTCGCGTGAAACGTTCGGTGCATGATGTGCAAAAGCCGCGACAACGGAGCGGCGTACTGCCCGGGCGGTGAAAAAGAAGGTGAAAAAATGAGACCAGTACCAGCGGGGGCCAAAGGCACTTATGAATTTGTCGTCGGTGAGCAGGATCTCGCCGGGACCGTCGAGCCGACGCTGCCGCCGGTCCTGGCGACGGCCAAAATGAGCCTCGCGATGGAACTCGCGGCGATCAACGCGCTCAAGCCCTACCTCGAACCGGGCGAGATGTCGGTGGGCGTCACGGTCAGCGTCACGCATACCGCGGCGACGCCGGCCGGATGGAAAGTGCGGGCCGAGGCCGAAGTCACCGGCGGCGAGGGCCGCCGCGTCGAATACGTCGTGCGGGCCTTCGATGAGAAGGAAGAGATCGGCAACGGTACGCACACTCGCGCGGTGCTCGAACAGAGCAAGTTCGATCAGCGCTTCGACGCCAAGGTCAAAGGAAAGTAGCCATGACTGCTGAAATTTTTGCGCCCAACGAAGTCTACGTCGGCCGCGATTTCGGCGGCATTGAATGCGCGATCGACAACACAGTC contains:
- a CDS encoding thioesterase, whose protein sequence is MRPVPAGAKGTYEFVVGEQDLAGTVEPTLPPVLATAKMSLAMELAAINALKPYLEPGEMSVGVTVSVTHTAATPAGWKVRAEAEVTGGEGRRVEYVVRAFDEKEEIGNGTHTRAVLEQSKFDQRFDAKVKGK
- a CDS encoding acyl-CoA dehydrogenase family protein, which codes for MNQHHTEREQRFLDLAGMLADEFAPRSAKYDIEEAFPFENYARIRETGYTTLIIPEELGGLGATMLERIKAQERLAQGCGPTALAINMHFNVVGLLLDLWRKFKRPNVEAKLRRIAKERLICGGSGSEPDNSVLVLRPRTTANRVNGGWLINGRKIFSTQSIALDYYFSEATWADAPEGPTILTFFIPPRETPGLTFKDDWYTMGMRAS